The Legionella busanensis genome window below encodes:
- a CDS encoding IS701 family transposase, giving the protein MSRYRCTKELYKAFLQASSMRYSGLALSEVSPIALSHDSISRWLADKKFRPREIWSLASHYVRASEPCLLIADDTVLSKIHSKKIELVNYQYSGNAHDVIAGIGLINMLWHGLDSQESVPIDYRIYDKDTDGKTKNTHFCDMLKLAKSRGLTPTAVVMDAWYSSLDNLKSIRSHGWIWVTPLRKNRIVNRHARLETLEIPEEGLSVHLRGYGWIFVFKFVAKNGRIDYVATNMENPTREQVKHIMDARWSVEVYHREVKQTCGIERCQARTGRAQRNHIFLAIAAWFEQHKLRITQKTTLYQQNWHVIKNAIQEQIKFLMFQPT; this is encoded by the coding sequence ATGTCGCGTTATCGATGTACAAAAGAATTGTATAAAGCATTTTTACAAGCAAGCAGTATGCGTTATTCAGGTTTAGCGCTATCAGAAGTAAGTCCTATAGCTTTATCCCATGATAGTATTAGCCGTTGGTTAGCTGATAAAAAATTCCGTCCTCGAGAAATATGGTCACTAGCAAGTCATTATGTACGTGCATCAGAACCTTGTCTATTGATAGCAGATGATACAGTTTTATCCAAGATACACAGTAAAAAAATAGAACTTGTAAATTATCAGTATTCTGGCAATGCCCATGATGTGATTGCAGGAATTGGTCTTATCAATATGCTGTGGCATGGTTTGGATAGTCAAGAATCCGTGCCAATTGATTATCGTATCTATGATAAAGATACGGATGGAAAAACAAAAAACACCCATTTTTGCGACATGTTAAAACTCGCTAAATCACGAGGACTCACTCCCACAGCAGTCGTCATGGATGCTTGGTATTCAAGTTTAGATAACTTGAAATCCATCCGCTCACATGGGTGGATTTGGGTTACACCATTAAGAAAAAACCGAATAGTAAATCGTCATGCTCGATTAGAAACATTAGAAATTCCCGAAGAAGGACTTTCGGTTCATTTACGTGGATATGGTTGGATTTTTGTATTCAAGTTCGTGGCAAAAAATGGCCGCATTGATTACGTGGCGACAAACATGGAAAATCCAACACGTGAGCAAGTAAAACACATCATGGATGCACGTTGGTCGGTCGAAGTTTATCATCGAGAAGTCAAACAAACATGTGGAATTGAGCGTTGTCAGGCACGCACAGGCCGAGCGCAGAGAAACCATATCTTTCTTGCCATTGCTGCTTGGTTTGAGCAACATAAATTACGTATTACTCAAAAAACTACTCTTTATCAACAAAACTGGCATGTAATCAAAAATGCTATTCAGGAGCAGATCAAATTCTTAATGTTTCAACCTACATGA